NNNNNNNNNNNNNNNNNNNNNNNNNNNNgagggagctcttcttaatattttgacaccaaaatcatgtcgatacaccttaccgactgcgagtaaagccacccacgctttaacttgacagactgtacaaactgttccaagaaggccgggaggatgtcgaagacaaacctcgccctggacgtcccagcacgtcaacaacagatgaaaacgttcaagcagtagaagaaatggtgttgaaaaatcgccgaattgctatcagagaagttgctgaaaatgttggcatatcggttggctcatgccatgctatcttttcggacgttttgggcatgagacgtgtgtcagcgaaatttgttccaaaagtgcttaattttgaaagtgcttgtgaaagatttcctgaccaaaaacagcaccgcaGTCATGATTCACCCTCCATATTCACTGGATTTGGCCGCCAGTGACTTTtatcttttcccaaaactgaagagacccatgaaaggacatcgattttcaacgattgagaagataaaaactgcatcgctgaaagaactcaaggctataccacaaaatgattatcagaaataCTTCGATGATTAGAAAaaacgttggcacaagtgtattatatctgagggggattactttgaagggggcaacataaatattgaggaataaatgattattttttgagaaaaccataaagtcaccttatttttcaACACGCCTCGTATCTGGTGTAATTGAAAAAGGAATTCCCTGCTGAGAAAATTTTGATcggatttgatataaaaaatataatagttttctaTCCTTCTTCTATATCCGCgagattaggaattttttaacatttctatcaTTATGAAAAATCATCCTTGTCGGAAGTGTCCCTCGATGTCCCGCTACAAAAAGGCAATCAATTTCTATTAAACCTTGGGATAGAAATTTCCCATCTAAAAGAAATAGGCATGCATTCCAACGATTCCTATacatttttgaacgtttttaaataaaatttgtatccaaTAATATCCAATATGCAATTTCAAATTCCAGACCATTTTAATaccctttttttatagaaatccaATTTAATCCTATCAAAGATGACATCTCACATTCCATTcgactttaaaagtttaaaaacgcCGAGAAAGCTTATGCCCTTTTTAATCAACCTTTTATCATTGAAACTCTATTCGTAAATATCTGTAAAAGTACACAAATTAACATGAATTTTGGGTCtgaattctaaatataaaattttaatttcttttacgtaACTAATAAagggaaaatagttttttcttaagTTTGCTTATGTAGAAACTAGactgatattttcaattttaagaaaaattacctatttcttcataatttcattgtaaatttctaatatttttattatacataTGAGTcacctttattgaaaaataatgattgatAATAGACtacaaatgcaaaaaaaattgaaaaggaagtttaaaaatgagtattttttgaaCTTCTTTGATGTTTgtatggggccatccatatatcacgtggacagtttaggggggaggggtatggcaaaattccacgcttgtccacgaggggggccggGGGGGGGGGCTAGAATCTACTTGGATACTTGTtcccctaaatctgtgaaaaatatactgaaatcagaCAAGTTATACTCTAGGtacattcgaattttttctattgtgctttaaagaccaataatatctatattttcaaaaatacgtGCACGTGGACAGATTAGGGGGTGATGTTTGTCCAAATTCCATGGCTGTCCACGAGGAGGGGTAGGGGGctaaaaagtggtgaaaaattgtccacgtggtatattgATGGCCCCTGTGGACTTTCTCGTATCAAAACTCAAACGTAATCTCCCATCATATTCTCATTGTACTGCCCCTAATTACGTCTTTCAAAGTCTATCACATCTTGGTGAAAACGCTCTCCTTGCTCTCCTAAGCAGGCACCCATATTATCTTTGCATTGGGCCAAGTGAGCATGTAACATATGCACTTTAAGGGACATTCTGCAGTCCATGATTGTTAAGCTTTCAAGTATTGTTTCAATCAActcttcataattttcaactCTGTTTTCCGAGAAAACCATATACTACTGCTTTAAGATTGTTTCAGGCTTGTTTTACATAAGTATTaagtaattttctaaattcattactggtcattattttttttatttgtggtgCTACCACCTGCTGCTTATACAATCAACCAAGAACTTCAAAACTTACTCATCGACGTAAAACAGATAAAAGAAAACTTTATaagtcaaaaaattctattgaaattcTACCTTCTACCAAGATATTGTCATTTAGACtcagtaaaagatttttgatggatacagttttataaaaattttcgaaattcaaatacgTAGGATTTGATTCCGTTCTAGggtaaataatatttgtttgaaactgttGATATAATAGAATACGATTTCTCAACAGCTAGAATTTCATATAAGTATCCTAGATTCCGAAACATAGAGTTTGATGCAAAGGTTCTATAAATATACTGGtagatttttatttgagaaattcgTTCGATTGAATTATAACGGATTTCGATCAAATCTGCTGATAGaatttcatttgtaaattttatttgattaaattttataggaTGTTTATCAAGTGTTcttataaaatgtaattaaattgcacTTCTTGATggattctgtttaaattttcccTAAATGTATGGaattagatttaatttaatttgttcttgCAGGATAGAGTCTATCGAATTCTATAATTGTCTATACCTTTTAGCAGGATTGTTAAGTAGATTTATAATTGATTGAAATgccatttttaaatacattgttgACGATGCtaattaattaaaccaatttcagATATTCTTCGTCCTGAGAAAGAAGAACAGCCATGTGTCTACCCTCCATGTTATTCACCACGGATGTATGCCAATGTCTGTGTGGTTTGGAGTCAAATTTACTCCaggtatattaaaattataattatgaaaattataatttgtgaaataattactattctaagtaatttaaaaatatttcagttcatgcAGAAGGAAGTAAATCTAAAGTAATTTGAAcaatctttattaaatttaaataactctGATGGAGTTCTCCTAATGTCAAAGCTGCTAATACATACGTAGATTTCTTCACTTCCACGTTTTTCTAAACTAACGAGTATGCGTTTTTTATCCAGGTGGTCACTCAACTTTCTTCGGTCTCTTGAACACGTTCGTCCATATCATCATGTACACGTACTATCTCATGGCCGCTTTGGGTCCCAGAGTACAACCTTATCTCTGGTGGAAGAAGTACCTGACTGCATTCCAGATGCTCCAATTCGTATTCATCATGATCCACGCGTTTCAGCTCCTGTTTATAGACTGCAACTACCCCAAAGCCTTCGTTTGGTGGATTGGCCTCCACGCTGTGATGTTCCTCTTCCTCTTCAACGAATTCTACCAACAAAGCTACGCACAAAAGAAGAGTCGCAGAGAGGCGAAGATCGCTGCTGCTGCAAGACAAACTGCGACTAATGGAGCTACCAGTGGCAAAATTTCCAACGGCACCAGTGAGAATGGAGTTAGGAGAAAAGAGGCTGCCGACTACTACGTCAAGGGTGACACTATCGCCGCGACCGAGTTAAGCCTACGAAAACCCTACGCTTCAATTGAATGATCTCTTGACTTATTTAGGAAACCGGAAAAATACCAGCATCCGAGTTGCGGCCGCGAATCATCGGATGATAATATCCTCGCCTCTGATCATCAGCTCAATGTCCGGACTCGTTTGCAATCGTGCCATCGAATCATTCGCAGGATCATTGTCCAAAATCGCTATAAAAGAAACGGAAGAGAAGAAACTAGACTCGTGATTGCCAACGTAGGCTGAGGACACTTTACCTCATGTGCCCGGAGTTTCGTTTTTGAGATTCACCACATGATCGTGTTCTATGGCCATTTATTGGCTGTCAATACATGAGAAACTAGGAAAACTTATAAAGACGAGTGCGGTGTTATGGTCTGTTACATGAATCATACAAATCTTTCCAATTCTTTAAAGATCGTAGCACAGTATTCTCTTTTTCACCCTTTTATTTTCCAGTAATTTGCCttcattttcattttactttccttttattttctttcttcctttcttCTGGACTCTGCGATTAGCGACTCAAGATGGGAGGTAGCACGCTCACCATCGTCTTGCCCTGTTTAGGTCAGACATTTTGTACATAGATAGGTTAGTTTTATACTATCGCAATGCGAATAAGAAAAGACCTTGTGCCTTACTTTTAAAATGAGTTTTACCGTAGCACGATATTGAAGTATTTCTGCTTAATTGAAAGAACACTTTAAGTCATTGCTGAAGGCAGAATCATTGATACTTTTTGCGTTATCAACGGCCGCTTCAAAAAAACTGTAACGGTCTTAACGcaagtataaatatttaactttttaattatttatttaaccgCATGTTATAATATACCTGAATAtgattcagaattttcaaatctatcatTTCTGTAATGATAGCCTTTACAAAAAAAGCAAGAATATAactctcaaacatttttcaaggacATCGATACTTATAGGGATATTTTTTCTGCTTGGAATTATTAATTGGATCACTAAGATAATACGATTAGAATCAAGGGAAATATCCAAATTTTACAGAAGCAGTTATCGAATCATTCTAGATAGTTAGAGGGAATTAATTGcggattattaatcaattttgattCGTTCCTTTCCATGCGGCGATTAGAAATTAGAAGTATTTTTGTAAAGAGTTTTTAAAGGATAATCACACGTTTGATGAACAAGCGAGCattattttaacgaataaaatccTACCAACGGCAGAacttgaggttattttgttgcaAGGATCTGGCTGtggaaggaaaaataaaaagtggaattAAGATTCGAGGATCATGTAACAACACATGGATATTAAGAAGATACCattgatattttaataatcatATAGCTGAATAAATTCAGTAGAATGTCACATCAATTTTTGGAAACCCGTGtacttaaaaactaataataacctatcaaaattactttttatggtAGATTTTTATTCTATATGTTAGTATTCTTTGGATTTCATCTTCGTGTAGAGAATTGGaagtgaaatttgaaaatctgttgaaaaagAAGCGTTGTCTATTCGCCCAGCTTTTTCGATAATTAGCCCTAGACAAtcaaatttgcaagattttatatattttccaaaGAGCTGGACGACTAATCACGGTCATAAAGTAATTAGGTTTCAAGATGACggtttttaaaattaacgaaaatactTATCAACTCGCTTGTCACCCCTAGGAAGCCTAAGTTATGTTTGGTTACGTAATATTGTATCCAATTTGCATATGTATGtgttcactaaaaattaaaatgtcaaataGAGAGAAGGTAATAGTATATCGCCATACTAGCttaagaattttacattaatgtACGAGGGCCACTCCAAATGTAAGTTTAAAGATgttccaaaaaatcgaaaatacatgaaaaaaaattatttacaaagattGGGGttataatcatttttcaacataattaccAGCCCAATCACAACATTTTTGGTAGCGTagggataattttttcaaactattggCGTATTTATGCTACCAAATATGTTTGGACCGGCCTAgtgattatgttgaaaaattattattaccctagaatttcttaatatttatcttttatttttaatgcattttcaatgctttggaacaacttgaaatttaatttcgcaTTGGCCCTCGTATGTATAATACTATATCATACGTTAAAACCATGAATTACGCCGAATTCTGCAATACAAACTTTTGAATATATCAAAAGAAACTAAATATCATCACacggaaaaatgtataaaaaaagattgtaaaattaaaagtcagAAGTGGTCAGACGATACACATGcgatatacatatacatacattaaTGTCATTGAAATTAGGATAAttagtgtaattaattttaattagcaaGAAAACCAGGAAAAAGGGTTACTCAAGGCTTCCtaggattaattaaaattgtCTACTAAAGATGCGATATCAATCAATGTAAAAGGTCTTCGCACGACAGGGTGtgatacatttttcgaaaaataaattcaatattattagTTTGGAAATATTGGCTTTAATTTCACGTACAGTGCTGcttttaaaagtaaagaaatattGAAATGACTACACtttgcaatgatttttttttaattttgaaggtgtaTTTCCATAGGTAAAAGAGGCAGCAAATTCTGTGCATATCCCTTAATAGATACACCTTCAAATAACATAAAcgatatttttggctttaaacaaaaattttgtaaacgatATAAAATGGgaaataaataggaaaaaaacgtagataatcagaaaaaaatggaaaatcagtGAGAACATATTTCATACATTCTCTAACAGCACAAGGGTCGTGATATGCGAAATTTTTCATATACCTCCAAAATCTGATATTCCGCCGGTTTTCTTtcgaattccaattttttattttgtttgaaagtacgCCCTTTTAACTCTAGATTATCCAATAATCAAATAGTAAACGCTTTTTCAATATAAAcacaccaaaaaattaattgatttaaaaaaatgtcattaagttttaaaaaatcatagaaaaagcGAAAAATTTATGAACGTATTTTATTGTAGCTTTGTGATCTTTAAATGTGATGAGATACAATCTGCGATTCAAAATGAGTGTTCCACTACTTACAAGTCAAGAAAGCAAGAAAATTGggaatctaataaaaaattgcagaa
This Belonocnema kinseyi isolate 2016_QV_RU_SX_M_011 chromosome 3, B_treatae_v1, whole genome shotgun sequence DNA region includes the following protein-coding sequences:
- the LOC117170274 gene encoding elongation of very long chain fatty acids protein AAEL008004-like isoform X1 — translated: MALVMHYVDRFHEILDKNADSRTTDWFLMSSPFPTLFACLSYVYIVKVLGPKLMENRKPFQLQNVLIFYNLFQVVFSSWLFYECLMGGWWSHYSFRCQPVDYTNSPTALRIGMSGWLNGEYSLRCQPVDYSERPQVIRMVHACWWYYFSKFTEFMDTIFFVLRKKNSHVSTLHVIHHGCMPMSVWFGVKFTPGGHSTFFGLLNTFVHIIMYTYYLMAALGPRVQPYLWWKKYLTAFQMLQFVFIMIHAFQLLFIDCNYPKAFVWWIGLHAVMFLFLFNEFYQQSYAQKKSRREAKIAAAARQTATNGATSGKISNGTSENGVRRKEAADYYVKGDTIAATELSLRKPYASIE
- the LOC117170274 gene encoding elongation of very long chain fatty acids protein AAEL008004-like isoform X3, whose amino-acid sequence is MALVMHYVDRFHEILDKNADSRTTDWFLMSSPFPTLFACLSYVYIVKVLGPKLMENRKPFQLQNVLIFYNLFQVVFSSWLFYECLMGGWWSHYSFRCQPVDYTNSPTALRMVHACWWYYFSKFTEFMDTIFFVLRKKNSHVSTLHVIHHGCMPMSVWFGVKFTPGGHSTFFGLLNTFVHIIMYTYYLMAALGPRVQPYLWWKKYLTAFQMLQFVFIMIHAFQLLFIDCNYPKAFVWWIGLHAVMFLFLFNEFYQQSYAQKKSRREAKIAAAARQTATNGATSGKISNGTSENGVRRKEAADYYVKGDTIAATELSLRKPYASIE
- the LOC117170274 gene encoding elongation of very long chain fatty acids protein AAEL008004-like isoform X2; translation: MALVMHYVDRFHEILDKNADSRTTDWFLMSSPFPTLFACLSYVYIVKVLGPKLMENRKPFQLQNVLIFYNLFQVVFSSWLFYEIGMSGWLNGEYSLRCQPVDYSERPQVIRMVHACWWYYFSKFTEFMDTIFFVLRKKNSHVSTLHVIHHGCMPMSVWFGVKFTPGGHSTFFGLLNTFVHIIMYTYYLMAALGPRVQPYLWWKKYLTAFQMLQFVFIMIHAFQLLFIDCNYPKAFVWWIGLHAVMFLFLFNEFYQQSYAQKKSRREAKIAAAARQTATNGATSGKISNGTSENGVRRKEAADYYVKGDTIAATELSLRKPYASIE